A genomic stretch from Lathyrus oleraceus cultivar Zhongwan6 chromosome 2, CAAS_Psat_ZW6_1.0, whole genome shotgun sequence includes:
- the LOC127119368 gene encoding xyloglucan O-acetyltransferase 1 — MTIVTKTFKEKFNRIFIHSIIYGLPLIALIYLYFYSNSFAPFLIPITSITYNSSLPISTPLREEKIKPYEKPCDYTKGRWVRDMRGPLYNGTTCSIIKSKQNCIVNGRSDTSYLNWRWKPDECNLSAFEPNIFLKLIKNMNIAFVGDSLANNQLESLVCLLSTVSKPHRIRHEGTDSTYYFASHNANLSLYWAPFLVKGDQRRKDGPPYNKIYLDQVNELWAKNIAQHDLIVLSFGHWMDVPSIYYEGDSVIGCFRCREFKLKYTDIGFYVAMRKALRITLNSIIERKVIKGNGIDVIVRTYSPTHFEGSWDKGGTCSKTGPYRTEEKKLKGIDAEIRRLEMEELENVKEKAKQNGLNLDLLDITNLSLLRPDGHAGAYWNSFPFAKGIPKKVQNDCVHWCLPGVVDTWNEIFFEMMKKGKSHLDIEK; from the exons ATGACTATAGTTACAAAAACATTCAAAGAAAAATTCAACAGAATATTTATTCATTCTATAATCTATGGTCTCCCACTCATAGCTCTAATTTACCTATACTTTTATTCCAACTCCTTTGCTCCATTTCTCATTCCCATTACCTCCATTACTTATAACTCTTCACTTCCAATCTCCACTCCATTGAGAGAAG aGAAAATAAAACCTTATGAGAAGCCATGTGACTATACAAAAGGAAGATGGGTGCGTGACATGAGAGGACCTTTGTATAATGGAACAACATGTAGTATTATCAAGAGCAAACAAAATTGCATAGTCAATGGAAGGAGTGATACAAGCTATCTTAATTGGAGATGGAAACCAGATGAGTGTAATCTTTCAGCTTTTGAACCTAACATTTTTCTTAAACTTATCAAAAACATGAACATAGCTTTTGTTGGAGATTCTTTAGCAAATAACCAGTTAGAGTCCCTTGTTTGCTTATTATCCACGGTTTCAAAACCACACCGAATTCGGCATGAAGGTACGGATTCGACGTATTACTTTGCTTCTCATAATGCAAATTTGTCACTCTATTGGGCACCATTTCTTGTGAAGGGTGATCAAAGGAGAAAGGATGGACCTCCCTATAATAAAATATATTTGGATCAGGTGAATGAGTTGTGGGCTAAGAATATAGCTCAACATGATTTGATTGTGTTGTCATTTGGTCATTGGATGGATGTTCCTTCAATTTACTATGAGGGTGATTCTGTTATAGGTTGTTTTAGATGTCGAGAATTTAAACTGAAGTATACTGATATTGGATTTTATGTTGCAATGAGAAAGGCTTTGAGGATTACACTTAATAGTATAATTGAGAGGAAAGTTATTAAAGGGAATGGAATTGATGTGATTGTGAGAACATATTCACCTACTCATTTTGAAGGCTCTTGGGATAAGGGTGGTACTTGTTCAAAGACAGGGCCATATAGAACCGAGGAGAAGAAACTTAAAGGAATAGATGCAGAGATAAGAAGACTTGAGATGGAGGAATTGGAAAATGTTAAGGAAAAAGCTAAACAGAATGGACTTAATTTGGATTTGCTTGATATAACAAATTTGTCATTGTTGAGACCAGATGGTCATGCAGGTGCTTATTGGAATTCTTTTCCATTTGCAAAAGGGATTCCAAAAAAGGTACAAAATGATTGTGTTCATTGGTGTTTACCCGGAGTCGTTGATACTTGGAATGAGATTTTTTTTGAGATGATGAAAAAGGGAAAATCCCACCTAGACATTGAAAAGTGA